The Ferrovibrio sp. MS7 sequence GAACGCGCCATCGCGCAGGGCACCACGCGCATCCGTAGCCATGTGGAAGTGGATCCGCGCATCGGGCTGAAGGGCTTCGATGCGGTGATGCGGCTGCGCAAGGCCTATGCCTGGGCGTTGGATATCGAAATCTGTGTCTTTCCCCAGGAAGGTCTGCTGAACGATCCCGGCACCGAGGCGCTGCTGCGCCAGGCGCTGAAACAGGGTGCGCATCTGATCGGCGGCTGCCCCTATACCGACACGGACCCGTTCGGCCAGATCGAACGCATCTTCTCGATTGCCCGCGAATTCGATGTCGACATCGACTTCCACCTCGATTTCGATCTCGATGCCTCGCGCAACACCATCGAGGAAGTCTGCCGCCAGACCGAAGCGCATGGCTGGGGCGGGCGGGTGGCTATCGGCCATGTCACCAAGCTTTCCGCCATGCCGGCGGCGCAGTTTGATCATATCGCGCGGCTCTTGGCCGATGCCGGCGTGGCAGTGACGGTGCTGCCCGCGACCGATCTGTTCCTGATGGGCCGGGGCTTCGACCATAACGTGCCGCGCGGCGTGGCGCCGGCGCATCGCCTGCTGCGCCAGGGCGTCAATTGCTCGCTTTCCACCAATAATGTGCTCAATCCCTTCACGCCGTTTGGCGATGCCTCGCTGGTGCGCATGGCCAATCTGTTCGCCAATGCCGCACAGCTTGGCCGGCCGCAGGACATGGCCGATTGCTTCGACATGGTGACGCGCCGCTCGGCAAGGCTGCTCAACTTGAGCAGCTATGGCATTGCCGCCGGTGCCGAGGCCGACATCGTGGTGCTGGATGCGGAAAGCCGCGCCCAGGCGGTGGCGGAACTGGCGCAACCGCTGATCGGCTTCAAGCGCGGGCGCCAGAGCTTCACGCGCCCGGCGCCGGCATTGAATAAGCCCTAGCGGCGCTGCCGCGAGAACGGCCCTAGCGCCGCTGGCGCGTGAAAGGGAGCGTACTGCTGAGGCCGCCATCCACGGCGAAGGCCTGGCCGTTCACATAGCTCGCCTCGTCGCTGGCCAGGAACAAAGCCATGGCGGCGATTTCCTCCGGCTGTCCGGCGCGCTCCAGTGGATTGAGCTGGCCGATGCGGTCGCCCTTGCCTTTGGCGCGAGCGGCATCGAAGATCGGTTGCGTCATGCCGGTCTCAATCAGGCCGGGGCAGATGGCGTTGACGCGCACGCCGGTGCCGGTCAGGGCATTGGCCGTTGTCTGCACCAGGCTGATCACGCCGGCTTTGCTGGCGGAGTAGGGCGTGCCGGCGGCATTGGCGCGCAGGCCCGCCACGGAAGCCGTGCAGATGATCGAGCCCTTGCCGCGCGATGCCATGCCCTGGGCGGCATGCTTGATCGCCAGGAACGGCCCGATCAGGTTGATGCGCAGGATTTCCTGCCATTGCTCCACGGTTTGCTCAAACAGCGGCACCAGGCCGCCGCTGATGCCGGCATTGGCATAGAGCACATCCAGCGGCCCGAGATCGCGTTCCGCCAGGGCGATCATTTCCTGCACATCGGCTTCCGATCCGGCATCGATGGTGGTGGCTAGCACGTCATGGCCTTCATCGCGCAGGCGGGCAGCCACTGCTTCCACGGCATCGTGCTGGCGGTCGGCGATCAGCAGCCGGGCGCCTTCGCGGGCAAACAGCCCTGCGGTGGCGCGGCCGATGCCGCTGGCGGCGCCGGTGACAATTGCGGTTTTTCCAGCCAGACGCGACATAGGCTTCCTCTCCGTTTTGTTGACAATCATACGGGGCGGCGCCTACCGTTGCCACAATCATAAGAATACGGGGGGCAGGGAAACCACGATGGCGGCAGAGCGGCCTTTTCCATGGGAGAAATCCTATCCGCCCGGCATGCGCTGGGATGCGCCGATTGTGCGTTCCAGCCTGCCCGACATGCTGCGCCGCGCTGTGGCGGAACACGGTCCCAGTCCGATCCTGGAATACCGCGATAGCGTCATCAGTTTCACGGAACTGGGGCGGCAGGCGGAAGCATTTGCAGCCGCCCTGCTGCGCGACGGTATCGGCAAGGGCAGTACGGTAGCATTGTACTTGCCCAACACGCCCTATCATCCCTTCTGCTTTTTCGGCAGCGGTATCGCCGGGGCAAAGGTGACGCATCTCTCGCCGCTCGATGCCGAGCGCGAACTGGCGCACAAGCTTTCCGATAGCGGCGCGCGGCTGCTGGTGACGGTGGATTACCCCGCGATGCTCAGCATGGCGCTGAAGCTGAAAGCCGCCGGGCTGGTGGATCAAGTCGTTGTCGGCTCGGAAGTCGATTATGCCCTGCCGGCCTCTTCTCTGATGCCGATACCGGCAGAGCCGGGCGTGCAGCGCTTCAGCGATTTCATTGCCAATGCCGTGGCGCCCGCCGCTTGGCCTGCTGTGGGGCCCGACGATATCGCGCTGCTGCAATATACCGGCGGCACCACCGGGCGTGCCAAGGGCGCCATGCTCACCCATGGCAATCTCACCGCCGCCTTATCGATGTATGATGAATGGTATAATCGCCAGGCTGATGATGTGAGCATGCGCCAGCGCGTCATCGGCGTGCTGCCGCTATTCCATATCTATGCGCTCACCACCATTCTGCTGCGCCAGGTGGCGGCCGGCGGCGAAATCCTGCTGCGGCCGCGCTTCGATGTTGAAACCACATTGCGCGATATCGAGCAGA is a genomic window containing:
- a CDS encoding amidohydrolase family protein — its product is MSFDLILRDVRLPENEAERVDIGLSGGRIAAVMPALKGDGPSLTFGGRLALPGFIETHLHLDKACILDRCACAKGTLEEAIAEVAAAKRGFTEADIEARAAKVLERAIAQGTTRIRSHVEVDPRIGLKGFDAVMRLRKAYAWALDIEICVFPQEGLLNDPGTEALLRQALKQGAHLIGGCPYTDTDPFGQIERIFSIAREFDVDIDFHLDFDLDASRNTIEEVCRQTEAHGWGGRVAIGHVTKLSAMPAAQFDHIARLLADAGVAVTVLPATDLFLMGRGFDHNVPRGVAPAHRLLRQGVNCSLSTNNVLNPFTPFGDASLVRMANLFANAAQLGRPQDMADCFDMVTRRSARLLNLSSYGIAAGAEADIVVLDAESRAQAVAELAQPLIGFKRGRQSFTRPAPALNKP
- a CDS encoding SDR family NAD(P)-dependent oxidoreductase is translated as MSRLAGKTAIVTGAASGIGRATAGLFAREGARLLIADRQHDAVEAVAARLRDEGHDVLATTIDAGSEADVQEMIALAERDLGPLDVLYANAGISGGLVPLFEQTVEQWQEILRINLIGPFLAIKHAAQGMASRGKGSIICTASVAGLRANAAGTPYSASKAGVISLVQTTANALTGTGVRVNAICPGLIETGMTQPIFDAARAKGKGDRIGQLNPLERAGQPEEIAAMALFLASDEASYVNGQAFAVDGGLSSTLPFTRQRR
- the pimA gene encoding dicarboxylate--CoA ligase PimA, coding for MAAERPFPWEKSYPPGMRWDAPIVRSSLPDMLRRAVAEHGPSPILEYRDSVISFTELGRQAEAFAAALLRDGIGKGSTVALYLPNTPYHPFCFFGSGIAGAKVTHLSPLDAERELAHKLSDSGARLLVTVDYPAMLSMALKLKAAGLVDQVVVGSEVDYALPASSLMPIPAEPGVQRFSDFIANAVAPAAWPAVGPDDIALLQYTGGTTGRAKGAMLTHGNLTAALSMYDEWYNRQADDVSMRQRVIGVLPLFHIYALTTILLRQVAAGGEILLRPRFDVETTLRDIEQKRASAFPGVPTMWIALANHPGIETRDFSSLQHCGSGGAPLPVEVAARFEKLTGMRLGGGWGMTETSPAGTAQLRHGLHKPGSVGLPMPGIEMDVVALDDPRRKLGPNQTGEIRIKGLNVTPGYWNRPEETAEAFVDGYFLTGDIGHYDEDGYFYLVDRKKDMIISGGFNVYPQLIEQAIYEHPAVAEVLVVGVPDGYRGEAAKAFITVKPGQAEFTLDELRAFLADKVGRHEMPAMLEFREALPRTPVGKLSKKELRDEERAKVSQEKAAS